Sequence from the Fundulus heteroclitus isolate FHET01 chromosome 7, MU-UCD_Fhet_4.1, whole genome shotgun sequence genome:
TAATCCCATTAGAGCATCTGTCTAGCATAGCAATATAATTAGGTGCTCCATGAATGCAGTTACCAGCTCATTATGTGTGGTGAAATCGACAGATGCTGTACTATGTGAAGGATCCCGGTGCTACCATCAGCTTCTTCCAGAGTCTCCTCAATACGAATGGGAAGCTTCTTATTATTCTTGTGTCTGGTGAGTTGATTGACGTCAATTTAAATTAACAATTGTCCTTGTTTTTCCTTGCTGATGTGATTTGTCATGCTCTAGAGTGAAATGCCAAGCCTTGCTAAgctgttcacattttgtcacgttagaACCACacatttcagtgtattttattgtgattgtaTGCAGTAAATCTTCGAAAGCAATGCATCATTATTGGGGCTTTgcgaatttatttatttttttgccaaaaaacaaaattgcaatttatttaaatcataatTGCGACtgcgatttaattttgacttttctccgcattaaccacaagcaacaaaaatgttgtgtagaaaaatatgtttgtaaaaaaaacaactttttacagcaaaaaatgtaactgttttttattagaatgtttatattcatgtatatttatatgatatatttatctgaatattcctattcaagagaatagctttgtgagttggacatcaatccttgttgaacaaaAAGTGCAAAGTTCCACCAACAGACAAGTCtatttattaaacagtttgaccggtacttaatgctatggtgatattcctgaaggtttctggttttaaaaaaaagtattgcttatataaactctaaaacaagtaataaaatgacATATTCTCACTTCTGCAACTCTCTTCCATACCATCTGGAGGCAAACtcactttaaatatattatcGACACCTAAAGGACTTGTCTTTTCCATTAATTGTTATGCAGCCAAAAATAGCAtacctctgtgatttggaatttattttttttagtaattgtGATTATAATGAAAATGccattaattgtccagccccaATCATTATgaactggaaggaaaattattcatggtttaaaaacttttttacaaTTACAAATCTAAGTCTGATGTGTACTTGTGTTCAGCCCCTTTACTTTGGGGCCCCTAACTAAAATCTAGTAAAACCAAGTGCTTTCAGAAGTAATCTGATTAGTAATCAGAATATACCAAAAATTAGACCGTTCGTGGAAAACGCTAACATGGTGCATCAACACCCCCTTCCTACTGTGAATATTTTGGTGAGTACCATGCTATGAGGATGCTTTAAGCAGGGACGGAAAAGATTGTCAGAGTTGTGTGTGGAAACACAGGCTAATCACAAAACAACACCTGTCTGAGATTTTAAAAGAGTCTGGGATGGAGGTAACAATACCTAATTCCAGTTGAGAGTCTATAGCAATTTGCCTATTCGCTCTCCATATAATTTCACAGAGCCAGGCTGTTTTCTAAAGGAAGTtagtcaaaaaaatatttttagacaaaacaaaaagctgccGGGGACACGCACAAAGAGATTTACTTCTGTAATTGTAGTAAActgtatttctaaaaaaaagtattggcTAAgcgaggctgaatacaaatgcatgcataCATTTAGAATTAGAAATGTTGAAAACTGACCATTATCTTTGcaatatattcatatatattgcAGTTATAACATGACacagaatataaaaaatgtcaaggtgGTCCTATTTTTGTAAGATGCTGATGGTAGTACCGTTTCTGTTCCATCGGTTCAAGGGGAGAGCGGCTGGGGGAAGCTGTGGCGGAGATACAGGAAAGAGCTCTGCAACACGGACATAAGTCAATGCGTGACCACGGGAGACATCAAAAGCCTACTGGACTCAAAGGGAGTGAGCTACCAGAGCTTTGACTTGCCATCTCAAATGGATATCACCGAGTGTTTCACAGAGGGAGATGAGAAGGGAGAGCTGCTTCTTGACTTTCTCACCGAAGTGCTGGATTTTAGTAAAACGGCTTCACCCGAGCTGAAGGCTGGCGTTTTGGAGCTCCTCCGGCATCCTGACTGCAGCGTGGAAACTGAGGGCAAAGTTGTCTTTAACAACAACCTTGGTGTCATAGTCATCAATAAGCCAACTTAGGAACACATCAGTGCTAAAGTGAACGTTAACTTAGTGTTAGATGATGTACTATTTTTAAGCACAGTTAACATCTTAAAGCTTTATTCtattttgattttagttttgtGTACATGTTAATGATTGTTTTAATTCTGAAAGTGTCTTGCATAAAGTTTGCACTGAATGTATTCCTTCGTATTTTTTATGATTAACTTCAGATTATTCCCACAATAAAGATAATTCTACATCAGTAACAGTTAACGACAGTAGCTTCGGATTTTAAACAATCTACAGTTTTTAATGAGTTGCTCCTGGCAGCCTGCTACTCAAACCTCATTATCTGTGTACTTTAACCAGAAGCTCTGTTTTATTGCAACTGtacaaataaatagaaaattggACAATTAGCTTTTCTCACAGAATCACTTCAGATAAACGTAAATTAAATGTGCATTATGCTTTGGAATGCTTAAAACTGTTATCTGTCGGGGGTTGAACAAAATATCCTTTAGgagtattttatttagttaatttagattaatttacCTGCTAAACAGTTTGGTTttgttaacagaaataaagtttgACAGTGGCTCtgaattagacttagacttagacaactttatttgtcatttggtATGTACAgggtgcatacagaacgaaatttcgttgcatacagcttatagGAGTATAGTCAGattccaggtggaataaggcaacattgaaacacaaagtgcagcagtga
This genomic interval carries:
- the LOC105919221 gene encoding histamine N-methyltransferase isoform X1 → MGSPLKSLVHDDDRYQKSFHLFLERSSEHQCMQDFIHNKLPEILSSIGDGKSHLNVIGVGSGAGEIDLELLNELHKKHPEAMVDNEVVEPSSQQLHNYKVLVSQKPELNYIKFTWNKMTASEFEEHWKLRKVTKKADFIHMIQMLYYVKDPGATISFFQSLLNTNGKLLIILVSGESGWGKLWRRYRKELCNTDISQCVTTGDIKSLLDSKGVSYQSFDLPSQMDITECFTEGDEKGELLLDFLTEVLDFSKTASPELKAGVLELLRHPDCSVETEGKVVFNNNLGVIVINKPT
- the LOC105919221 gene encoding histamine N-methyltransferase isoform X5 — protein: MELNSLGIGIMGSPLKSLVHDDDRYQKSFHLFLERSSEHQCMQDFIHNKLPEILSSIGDGKSHLNVIGVGSGAGEIDLELLNELHKKHPEAMVDNEVVEPSSQQLHNYKVLVSQKPELNYIKFTWNKMTASEFEEHWKLRKVTKKADFIHMIQMLYYVKDPGATISFFQSLLNTNGKLLIILVSGESGWGKLWRRYRKELCNTDISQCVTTGDIKSLLDSKGVSYQSFDLPSQMDITECFTEGDEKGELLLDFLTEVLDFSKTASPELKAGVLELLRHPDCSVETEGKVVFNNNLGVIVINKPT